In Croceicoccus sp. Ery15, a genomic segment contains:
- the metH gene encoding methionine synthase, with amino-acid sequence MSEQDFAAAASRFVNIGERTNVTGSARFKKLVMAGDYPAAVEVARQQVENGAQVIDVNMDEGLLDAVVAMTTFLKLIAAEPDIARVPIMVDSSKWEVIEAGLKCVSGKPIVNSISMKEGEDAFLDAARKCMDYGAAVVVMAFDETGQADTKQRKIEICERAYKLLTGIGFPPEDIIFDPNIFAVATGIEEHDRYGLDFIEAVEVLHKSCPHAHFSGGLSNLSFSFRGNETVRRAMHSVFLYHAIPAGLDMAIVNAGQLDVYDQIDPVLRDACEDVILMRQPPTDSGFETATERLIALAESYKGKSPEAEKQAAEWRGYAVEKRLEHALVKGIDAHIVDDTEEMRAAVEQRGGRPIEVIEGPLMDGMNVVGDLFGSGKMFLPQVVKSARVMKKAVAHLIPFIEAEKDAGAKAKGRIVMATVKGDVHDIGKNIVGVVLQCNGYEVIDLGVMVPWPDILKAANENDADIIGLSGLITPSLDEMVTVAEEMARADMAIPLLIGGATTSKVHTALKIDPAYEGPVIHVLDASRAVGVASQLLSDTQRDPFVENVANDYEAVRIARAGKGQSALLPLAEARANGFAADMNDKPAAPTQPGGHVFDGWDLADLAQYFDWTPFFRAWELAGNFPAILDDEVVGESARSLYDDAQKMLQQIISEQWFTARGVCHFWPCKRDGDDVVLDEGTRIPFLRQQVKKSRDRANFCLSDFIDPAGDWIGGFAVGIHGIDDHSARFKAAHDDYSDIMLKALADRFAEAFAERLHQHVRTTLWAYAPQEQLTNEALIKEQYRGIRPAPGYPACPDHSLKPVLWDLMDVEAKAGITLTESNAMWPTSAVSGFYFGHPDSQYFGVARIGRDQLEDYAARRGVDIATAERWLRPNLE; translated from the coding sequence ATGTCTGAACAGGACTTTGCCGCAGCGGCAAGCCGCTTCGTCAATATCGGTGAGCGCACCAATGTCACGGGCTCCGCCCGCTTCAAGAAGCTTGTCATGGCAGGCGATTATCCCGCCGCCGTCGAAGTCGCGCGCCAGCAGGTGGAGAATGGCGCGCAGGTCATCGACGTCAATATGGACGAGGGGCTGCTCGACGCGGTCGTTGCCATGACGACCTTCCTGAAACTGATCGCGGCCGAGCCCGATATCGCACGCGTGCCGATCATGGTCGATTCCTCGAAATGGGAAGTGATCGAGGCGGGGCTGAAATGCGTGTCGGGCAAGCCCATCGTCAATTCGATCAGCATGAAAGAGGGCGAGGACGCCTTCCTTGATGCTGCGCGCAAATGCATGGATTATGGCGCGGCGGTCGTAGTCATGGCGTTCGACGAAACCGGTCAGGCCGATACCAAGCAGCGCAAGATCGAAATTTGCGAGCGCGCCTATAAGCTGCTCACCGGCATCGGCTTCCCGCCCGAAGACATCATCTTCGATCCCAATATCTTCGCTGTCGCCACGGGCATCGAGGAGCATGACCGCTATGGCCTCGATTTTATCGAGGCAGTGGAAGTGCTGCACAAGAGCTGTCCGCACGCGCATTTCAGCGGCGGTCTGTCGAACCTGTCGTTCAGCTTCCGCGGTAATGAAACGGTGCGCCGCGCGATGCACTCGGTGTTCCTTTATCACGCGATTCCGGCGGGGCTGGATATGGCCATCGTCAATGCGGGCCAGCTGGACGTCTACGACCAGATCGATCCCGTGCTGCGCGACGCGTGCGAGGATGTGATCCTGATGCGCCAACCTCCCACCGACAGCGGTTTCGAAACCGCGACCGAGCGGCTGATCGCGCTGGCGGAATCGTACAAGGGCAAAAGCCCCGAAGCCGAGAAACAGGCCGCCGAATGGCGCGGCTATGCGGTTGAAAAGCGGCTGGAACATGCGCTGGTCAAGGGCATCGACGCGCATATCGTCGACGATACCGAGGAAATGCGCGCCGCCGTCGAGCAGCGCGGCGGCAGGCCGATCGAGGTGATCGAAGGCCCGCTGATGGACGGCATGAACGTGGTCGGCGACCTGTTCGGCAGCGGCAAGATGTTCCTGCCGCAAGTGGTCAAATCGGCCCGCGTGATGAAGAAGGCGGTCGCCCATCTGATCCCCTTTATCGAGGCGGAGAAGGACGCGGGCGCAAAAGCCAAGGGCCGCATCGTCATGGCGACGGTAAAGGGCGATGTGCACGATATCGGCAAGAATATCGTCGGCGTCGTGCTGCAATGTAACGGGTATGAGGTGATCGACCTTGGCGTGATGGTGCCATGGCCCGATATTCTGAAGGCCGCGAACGAGAACGATGCCGACATCATCGGCCTGTCGGGCCTGATCACTCCCTCGCTGGACGAGATGGTGACCGTGGCCGAGGAAATGGCCCGCGCCGACATGGCGATCCCCCTGCTGATCGGCGGGGCGACCACCAGCAAGGTGCATACCGCGCTGAAAATCGATCCTGCCTATGAAGGGCCGGTGATCCACGTGCTCGATGCCAGCCGCGCGGTGGGCGTGGCTTCGCAGTTGCTCAGCGATACGCAGCGCGATCCGTTCGTCGAGAATGTGGCCAATGATTACGAGGCGGTGCGCATCGCCCGCGCCGGCAAGGGGCAAAGTGCATTGCTGCCGTTGGCCGAAGCGCGGGCCAATGGCTTCGCCGCGGATATGAACGACAAGCCCGCTGCTCCCACGCAGCCCGGCGGCCATGTGTTCGATGGCTGGGATCTGGCCGATCTGGCGCAATATTTCGACTGGACGCCCTTTTTCCGCGCATGGGAACTGGCGGGCAATTTCCCCGCGATCCTTGACGACGAGGTGGTCGGGGAAAGCGCGCGCAGCCTGTATGACGATGCGCAAAAAATGTTGCAGCAAATCATATCGGAACAATGGTTTACCGCACGCGGCGTGTGCCATTTCTGGCCCTGCAAGCGCGATGGTGACGATGTGGTCCTCGATGAAGGAACCCGCATCCCGTTCCTGCGCCAGCAAGTGAAGAAATCGCGTGATCGCGCTAATTTCTGCCTGTCCGACTTCATCGATCCCGCGGGCGACTGGATCGGCGGTTTTGCGGTCGGCATCCACGGCATCGACGATCACTCCGCCCGCTTCAAGGCGGCGCATGACGATTATTCGGACATCATGCTGAAAGCACTGGCCGACCGCTTTGCCGAGGCTTTTGCCGAACGCCTGCACCAGCATGTGCGCACGACGCTTTGGGCCTATGCGCCGCAAGAACAGCTGACGAACGAGGCGCTGATCAAGGAACAATATCGCGGCATCCGCCCCGCACCGGGCTATCCGGCGTGCCCCGACCATTCGCTGAAACCCGTCCTGTGGGACCTGATGGATGTCGAGGCGAAGGCGGGCATCACGCTGACCGAATCCAACGCCATGTGGCCGACGTCGGCCGTATCGGGGTTCTATTTCGGCCATCCCGACAGCCAGTATTTCGGCGTTGCCCGCATCGGCCGCGACCAGCTGGAGGATTATGCCGCGCGGCGCGGCGTGGATATCGCCACCGCCGAACGCTGGCTGCGCCCGAACCTCGAGTGA
- the recQ gene encoding DNA helicase RecQ, giving the protein MAQNMAGALDTLKRTFGFSAFRGVQSQVVERVLAGQSTLAVMPTGAGKSLCYQLPALMLDGTCVVVSPLIALMHDQLRSAEANGIRAATLTSVDENRAETIERLKSGELDLLYVAPERASQPYFRELLAQCRIALFAIDEAHCVSEWGHDFRPDYRLLTPMMDAFPHVPRLALTATADAHTRADILTQLGIAEDGLIVAGFDRPNIRYQITPRDSLARQIQRVMDAQPGPGIVYAPTRAATERLAETLGKSGRETRCYHAGLPPEVRARNQAEFVASESMVMVATVAFGMGIDKPDVRFVIHAGLPKSIEAYYQETGRAGRDGDPSVAHLFWGADDFARARMRLGEMGEDRIAGERTRLGALGALVETAGCRRAILLRHFGESPPETCGNCDNCLSPPKSVDATVTAQKYLSAVARTRQMFGAGYVESILTGQSSDRSRQNGHESLSVFGIVEGEEAQMLKPVSRALQVRGALLPTEHGGLMLGPDARAFLKGEVPLDLVLPPRRAKSRRRGGDATPNPVGDPLFEALRELRRDLAKESGVPPYVIFHDSVLRDMCGFKPQTLDELGELPGIGARKLDEYGEDFLDVIQQYA; this is encoded by the coding sequence ATGGCCCAGAACATGGCAGGCGCGCTCGATACACTTAAACGTACTTTCGGCTTCTCCGCCTTTCGCGGGGTGCAAAGCCAGGTGGTGGAGCGTGTGCTGGCGGGGCAATCGACGCTGGCAGTGATGCCGACCGGCGCGGGCAAATCGCTTTGCTATCAATTGCCCGCGCTGATGCTGGATGGCACCTGCGTGGTGGTCAGCCCGCTGATCGCGCTGATGCACGACCAGCTTCGCAGCGCAGAGGCCAACGGCATCCGCGCCGCCACGCTGACCAGCGTGGACGAGAACCGTGCCGAAACGATCGAGCGGCTGAAAAGTGGCGAACTCGACCTGCTTTACGTCGCGCCCGAACGGGCCAGCCAGCCCTATTTCCGCGAGCTTCTCGCCCAGTGCCGCATCGCGCTGTTTGCGATCGACGAGGCGCATTGCGTGTCTGAATGGGGGCACGATTTCCGGCCCGATTACCGCCTGCTGACCCCGATGATGGACGCTTTTCCGCATGTGCCGCGCCTTGCGCTGACGGCAACGGCGGATGCGCATACGCGGGCGGACATCCTGACCCAGCTGGGCATTGCCGAAGACGGGTTGATCGTCGCGGGGTTCGACCGGCCCAATATCCGTTATCAGATCACCCCGCGCGACAGCCTTGCCCGCCAGATCCAGCGCGTGATGGACGCACAGCCGGGTCCCGGTATCGTTTACGCCCCGACCCGCGCCGCGACCGAACGGCTGGCCGAAACGCTCGGCAAATCGGGCCGCGAAACGCGCTGCTATCACGCGGGCCTGCCGCCCGAGGTTCGCGCCCGCAATCAGGCCGAATTCGTCGCCAGCGAGAGCATGGTGATGGTCGCCACCGTCGCGTTCGGCATGGGGATCGACAAACCCGACGTGCGCTTCGTGATCCATGCAGGTCTGCCCAAGTCGATCGAGGCCTATTATCAGGAAACGGGCCGTGCGGGCCGCGACGGCGATCCGTCGGTCGCGCATCTGTTCTGGGGCGCTGACGATTTCGCCCGCGCCCGCATGCGGCTGGGCGAAATGGGCGAGGACCGTATCGCGGGCGAGCGCACGCGGCTGGGCGCATTGGGTGCGCTGGTCGAAACCGCCGGTTGCCGCCGCGCGATCCTGCTGCGCCATTTCGGGGAAAGCCCGCCCGAAACTTGCGGCAATTGCGATAATTGCCTGTCGCCGCCCAAATCGGTCGATGCGACGGTGACGGCGCAGAAATATCTCTCTGCCGTGGCACGCACGCGGCAGATGTTCGGGGCGGGTTATGTCGAGAGTATCCTGACCGGCCAGTCGAGCGACCGCAGCCGCCAGAACGGCCACGAAAGCCTCTCGGTATTCGGCATTGTCGAGGGGGAGGAGGCGCAGATGCTGAAACCCGTGTCCCGCGCCTTGCAGGTTCGCGGCGCGTTGCTGCCGACCGAGCATGGCGGGCTGATGCTGGGCCCCGACGCGCGCGCCTTTCTGAAAGGCGAAGTGCCGCTCGACCTCGTCCTTCCGCCACGGCGCGCGAAAAGCCGAAGGCGCGGCGGCGATGCCACGCCCAATCCCGTGGGCGATCCCCTGTTCGAGGCGTTGCGCGAATTGCGCCGCGACCTTGCGAAGGAAAGCGGGGTTCCGCCCTATGTGATCTTTCACGACAGCGTGCTGCGCGACATGTGCGGATTCAAACCGCAAACCCTGGACGAGCTGGGCGAACTGCCCGGCATCGGCGCGCGCAAGCTGGACGAATATGGCGAGGATTTTCTGGACGTGATCCAGCAATACGCCTGA
- a CDS encoding SPFH domain-containing protein, whose translation MKTSQETAANTFSGYPVLVLLLAAMVLAVMALLRLGGGGGGFAVFTLIAMIVLWVFLIAGFYMLQPNNAAVITLFGSYRGTDRTNGLRWIWPWMGRHKISARAHNIHSEKVKINDLRGNPIDIACNVVWRVQDTAQAVFDVDDYKEFTNIQIEAGLRTVGARHPYDDMGEEDETTLRGSADVINAELQAELNDRLKVAGIVVDEAGLTHLAYASEIAGAMLRRQQAEAVIAARAKLVMGAVSMVEMALDKLKADNIVDLTPDQRADMVANLMVVLCGDRDAQPVVNTGKG comes from the coding sequence ATGAAAACGTCGCAGGAAACGGCGGCGAACACGTTCAGCGGCTATCCGGTACTGGTGCTGCTGCTGGCCGCGATGGTGCTGGCGGTCATGGCGCTGCTGCGACTGGGCGGCGGGGGTGGCGGCTTTGCCGTGTTTACGCTGATCGCGATGATCGTGCTGTGGGTCTTCCTGATCGCCGGATTCTATATGTTGCAGCCCAATAATGCGGCAGTGATCACCCTGTTCGGCAGCTATCGCGGGACCGACCGGACCAACGGGCTGCGCTGGATCTGGCCATGGATGGGGCGGCACAAGATTTCGGCGCGCGCGCACAACATCCATTCCGAAAAGGTGAAGATCAACGATCTGCGCGGTAATCCGATCGATATTGCCTGCAATGTCGTGTGGCGCGTGCAGGATACGGCGCAGGCCGTGTTCGACGTCGACGATTACAAGGAATTCACCAACATCCAGATCGAGGCGGGCCTGCGCACCGTGGGTGCGCGCCACCCCTATGACGATATGGGCGAAGAGGACGAGACGACGCTGCGCGGCAGCGCCGATGTGATCAACGCCGAATTGCAGGCCGAACTGAACGACCGGCTGAAAGTCGCGGGGATCGTGGTCGACGAAGCGGGGCTGACCCATCTGGCCTATGCCAGCGAGATCGCGGGCGCCATGCTGCGCCGCCAGCAGGCCGAGGCCGTCATCGCCGCCCGCGCCAAGCTGGTGATGGGTGCGGTCTCGATGGTCGAAATGGCGCTGGACAAGCTGAAGGCCGACAACATCGTCGACCTCACCCCGGACCAGCGTGCCGATATGGTCGCGAACCTGATGGTCGTGCTGTGCGGCGACCGCGATGCGCAGCCGGTGGTGAATACGGGTAAGGGATAA
- a CDS encoding Flp family type IVb pilin, with translation MSRLRTIVRFYFDRSAAASAEYALMLSVLVIGLGYATFQLGNNIQSALGGIANEIYAISDETDGGSQGSPSGSGGSGAGSSGSGGQNDAGEGTGQNSGGTGDSGSSDGSGSGDGGQGGDGSGGGSGSGDIPVDDDGPDIDLGDGGD, from the coding sequence GTGTCAAGACTCCGTACAATTGTTCGTTTCTATTTCGATCGTTCGGCGGCTGCTTCGGCAGAATACGCGCTGATGCTTAGCGTTCTCGTCATTGGTCTTGGCTATGCGACGTTTCAGCTCGGGAATAATATTCAATCCGCGCTGGGCGGTATCGCGAACGAGATCTACGCCATTTCGGACGAAACGGATGGCGGATCGCAGGGATCGCCATCAGGTTCTGGCGGGTCGGGCGCTGGTAGTTCTGGATCTGGCGGGCAGAACGACGCAGGCGAAGGGACGGGCCAGAATTCGGGCGGGACGGGCGATTCCGGCAGTTCGGACGGCAGCGGATCGGGGGATGGCGGTCAGGGCGGCGATGGCTCAGGCGGGGGCTCCGGTTCGGGCGATATTCCGGTCGATGACGACGGTCCGGACATTGATCTTGGCGATGGCGGCGACTGA
- the panC gene encoding pantoate--beta-alanine ligase: MQTVHALNPLRQTVERLRAAAKEGTKLALVPTMGALHEGHLTLVRRAKELADLVAVSIFVNPRQFGPNEDLDAYPRQMERDSRLLEAEGVALLWAPDVTAMYPEGYATNIAVSGVSDGLCGADRPGHFDGVATVVCKLFNQVRPDIALFGEKDWQQLAVIRRMARDLDLLFPRVDAILGVPIVREADGLAMSSRNAYLSPRQRQSAAVLNVAMRAAIDRLHEGLPAGAVLTELEGVVLAAGFDSIDYAELRDAGSIALLNAPNGNARLFVAARIGGTRLIDNMAV, from the coding sequence ATGCAAACCGTTCACGCGCTGAATCCACTACGGCAAACGGTAGAGCGCTTGCGCGCCGCTGCCAAAGAGGGGACGAAACTGGCGCTGGTGCCCACCATGGGGGCATTGCACGAAGGACACCTGACGCTGGTCCGGCGCGCGAAAGAGCTGGCCGATCTGGTCGCCGTATCCATCTTCGTGAACCCCAGACAGTTCGGCCCGAACGAGGATCTGGACGCCTATCCACGCCAGATGGAGCGCGACAGCCGCCTGCTGGAAGCCGAAGGCGTGGCGCTGTTGTGGGCGCCCGATGTGACCGCGATGTATCCCGAAGGCTATGCGACCAATATCGCCGTTTCGGGGGTAAGCGACGGGCTGTGCGGAGCGGACCGGCCGGGCCATTTCGACGGGGTGGCGACCGTGGTGTGCAAGCTGTTCAACCAGGTGCGGCCCGATATCGCCCTGTTCGGGGAGAAGGACTGGCAGCAACTGGCCGTGATCCGGCGCATGGCCCGCGATCTCGACCTGCTGTTCCCCCGTGTCGACGCGATCCTTGGCGTGCCCATCGTGCGCGAGGCGGACGGCTTGGCGATGAGCTCGCGCAATGCCTATCTCTCGCCCCGGCAGCGCCAGTCGGCGGCAGTGCTGAACGTGGCGATGCGCGCCGCGATCGACCGCTTGCACGAGGGGCTGCCGGCCGGTGCCGTGCTGACCGAGCTGGAAGGCGTGGTGCTGGCGGCGGGTTTCGACAGCATCGATTATGCCGAATTGCGCGATGCCGGCTCCATTGCCTTGCTGAACGCACCCAATGGCAATGCGCGCCTGTTCGTCGCGGCACGGATCGGCGGCACGCGGCTGATCGACAATATGGCGGTCTAG
- a CDS encoding division plane positioning ATPase MipZ produces MSQPHRIVFANEKGGTGKSTTAVHVAVALAYQGAKVAALDLDHRQRTFFRYFENRLDTEKRRGIELPGAMVGVFGGPSIEILEAMIEEASEGMDFLIFDTAGRDDKYARHVATTADTLVTPLNDSFVDFDLFGHVDPETFKVKKLSFYSELMFEARKKRGLATQSGRREMDWIVVRNRTQHIEARNMRRLEFALSELSKRVGFRIAPGLSERVIYRELFPAGLTLLDKGHLGDMATSHLVARQELRSLVKALNLPPIERPDQVGVAA; encoded by the coding sequence ATGAGCCAGCCACACCGCATCGTCTTCGCCAATGAAAAGGGCGGCACCGGCAAATCGACCACGGCGGTTCATGTCGCCGTCGCGCTCGCCTATCAGGGGGCAAAGGTCGCCGCGCTCGATCTGGATCACCGCCAGCGCACGTTTTTCCGCTATTTCGAAAACCGGCTCGACACCGAAAAGCGGCGGGGCATCGAATTGCCCGGCGCCATGGTGGGCGTGTTCGGCGGCCCCAGCATCGAAATACTGGAAGCCATGATCGAAGAAGCGAGCGAAGGGATGGACTTCCTGATCTTCGACACCGCGGGCCGCGATGACAAATATGCCCGCCATGTCGCGACGACGGCCGATACTCTGGTCACGCCGCTGAACGACAGCTTCGTGGATTTTGACCTGTTCGGCCATGTCGATCCCGAAACCTTCAAGGTGAAAAAGCTGTCCTTCTACTCCGAACTGATGTTCGAGGCGCGCAAGAAACGCGGGCTGGCCACCCAAAGCGGGCGGCGCGAGATGGACTGGATCGTGGTGCGCAACCGTACCCAGCATATCGAGGCGCGCAATATGCGCCGCCTTGAATTCGCGCTGTCCGAACTGTCAAAGCGCGTCGGTTTCCGAATCGCGCCGGGCCTGTCGGAACGCGTGATCTATCGCGAATTGTTCCCGGCGGGCCTGACCCTGCTGGACAAGGGGCATCTGGGCGACATGGCGACCAGCCATCTGGTGGCGCGGCAGGAATTGCGATCGCTGGTCAAGGCGCTGAACCTGCCCCCGATCGAACGTCCCGATCAGGTGGGCGTAGCCGCGTGA